From the Bacillota bacterium genome, one window contains:
- a CDS encoding NAD(P)-dependent oxidoreductase, whose amino-acid sequence MNKVLVTGGTGFIGREVVRQLIEIGKEVTALGRTIPDEKVSFIQADFTDREALERALAGRFFDCIMHIASLPGDTGDPLQMVRVNINGCQNMLEYARNAKVDRFVLTSSISAYEWYPATKFTPPDYMPVDENHPCRPKDMYSTTKYMQELLAMTYYKQYAVPVTILRVTAVIGSRGRGGGRSWREFAQQLAEGKLVQIPHFSPDELCHYVDIRDVARMHIAVAEHPKAVGEAFNCCGPGPTRGFEFAEIVKSMVPGIEVEYGYPWSMAQGGEIAFDMSKAERLIGFKPCFTLADSIRSIKEWIESGDLEKEKISQQEIYGAGVGKEEKV is encoded by the coding sequence ATGAATAAGGTGCTTGTAACTGGTGGAACGGGATTTATTGGCCGTGAAGTGGTACGGCAGTTAATAGAAATTGGGAAAGAAGTAACGGCGTTGGGGCGCACTATCCCAGACGAAAAAGTTTCTTTCATTCAAGCAGACTTCACTGACAGAGAAGCTTTGGAACGGGCTTTAGCGGGTAGATTTTTTGATTGTATCATGCATATTGCTTCTTTACCTGGCGATACGGGTGACCCTCTGCAAATGGTTCGCGTAAATATAAATGGGTGTCAGAATATGCTAGAATATGCCCGTAATGCTAAGGTGGATAGGTTTGTCTTGACAAGCAGCATCTCAGCTTATGAATGGTATCCAGCTACTAAATTTACCCCCCCTGACTACATGCCAGTGGATGAGAATCATCCTTGTCGGCCCAAGGACATGTATTCGACTACTAAGTATATGCAGGAATTGTTGGCGATGACCTACTACAAGCAATATGCCGTGCCAGTAACCATATTACGAGTGACGGCCGTAATTGGTTCGCGTGGACGGGGAGGGGGGCGTAGCTGGCGTGAATTTGCTCAACAGTTAGCGGAAGGGAAGCTAGTTCAGATCCCGCATTTCTCACCAGATGAACTGTGTCATTATGTTGATATTCGGGACGTTGCGCGAATGCATATCGCCGTTGCGGAGCATCCCAAGGCGGTTGGGGAAGCTTTTAATTGCTGTGGCCCCGGGCCAACCAGGGGGTTCGAATTTGCCGAAATTGTCAAGAGCATGGTACCTGGTATCGAAGTAGAATATGGTTATCCATGGAGCATGGCGCAAGGAGGAGAGATCGCCTTCGATATGTCAAAAGCTGAGAGGTTGATCGGCTTTAAACCTTGCTTTACTCTAGCTGATTCCATCAGAAGCATTAAGGAGTGGATTGAATCTGGTGATTTGGAAAAGGAGAAAATCTCTCAACAAGAAATTTACGGGGCTGGAGTGGGAAAAGAAGAGAAAGTATGA
- a CDS encoding LacI family DNA-binding transcriptional regulator — protein sequence MALNWKVKRPTMKDIARRAKVSVNTVSRALADKPEIKEETRTRIKAIAERLGYTRNILASNLRQNSTKTVGVIVSDNANPYFARVIKGIEDVLRDRGYQMILCNTEEDPKLEKDAVKVLLEKRVDGLLIVPVEKEADHIRDLLHMKVPVVFLCRKLEGINANYVVNDDVLGGYLAARHIIDKYKERPIFFLCGPMSICNARDRLAGYRKALEEGGIYLDESHIAFENINLEAGYKNMTNILQSVSPPISVLCFSDYVAMGAIRAIKEAGLVIPSDVAIVGYDDIEFASCLPTSLTTIDHPRYSIGRQGAEILVEIIEGNRSPDEFVDIILKPALIVRESS from the coding sequence GTGGCACTGAACTGGAAAGTTAAACGGCCTACCATGAAAGACATCGCCCGTAGAGCGAAGGTATCGGTCAATACAGTATCCAGGGCACTTGCTGATAAGCCCGAGATAAAAGAGGAGACTAGAACTAGGATTAAGGCAATAGCGGAGCGGCTGGGATACACCCGAAACATCTTAGCTTCTAATCTTCGACAAAACTCTACGAAAACAGTTGGTGTGATAGTATCTGATAATGCTAACCCATATTTTGCTCGAGTTATAAAGGGAATTGAAGATGTTCTGAGAGACAGGGGCTACCAAATGATTCTTTGTAATACTGAAGAAGATCCTAAACTCGAGAAGGATGCTGTAAAGGTTCTTTTAGAAAAGCGGGTAGACGGCCTCCTCATCGTGCCGGTTGAGAAGGAAGCAGATCATATTAGGGATTTACTCCATATGAAGGTTCCCGTTGTGTTTTTGTGTCGGAAGCTAGAAGGGATTAATGCAAACTACGTTGTGAACGATGACGTCCTGGGCGGTTATCTAGCTGCTAGGCATATAATAGATAAATACAAAGAGCGCCCCATCTTCTTCCTCTGTGGTCCCATGTCTATATGCAATGCACGAGACCGTCTTGCAGGATATAGGAAAGCGTTGGAAGAGGGTGGGATATACTTGGATGAATCACATATAGCCTTCGAAAACATAAATCTTGAAGCCGGCTACAAGAATATGACAAACATCCTTCAAAGTGTTTCTCCGCCTATATCAGTTCTATGCTTTAGCGATTATGTAGCAATGGGTGCGATACGCGCAATAAAGGAAGCAGGCCTTGTCATCCCGAGTGATGTTGCAATTGTAGGTTATGACGATATCGAATTTGCGAGTTGTCTTCCGACCTCTCTAACAACCATCGATCATCCGCGTTACTCAATTGGGCGACAGGGTGCGGAAATACTTGTAGAGATAATTGAGGGTAACCGGTCTCCTGATGAATTCGTGGATATAATCCTCAAGCCGGCGTTAATAGTTCGCGAATCTTCATAA
- a CDS encoding sugar phosphate isomerase/epimerase → MVIAMHGLTTMHCNIRTDIRIAREAGYEALEIVTSKLLRYLDCGFSAKDLLPVFEKYSIQPICLNALKHVERVDPGEREELLAEARRLCEVAEVLKCPTIQLVPFCGLQGRSWSEVLKLTARNIADIADIGKQNGVRFQLEPIAWSPIHSLSQSLQVIQEAGRDNVGMVIDFWHLWAGEETTPDEVAKLDSSLIYGVHFCDGIQHLEGTEWVEEELRGFLPGEGKIPLKEWVAAVRATGFDGVYSSELLSPKHWEYDLLEIARETKARMEYYLNL, encoded by the coding sequence ATGGTCATCGCTATGCATGGATTAACAACGATGCATTGCAATATCAGGACCGACATCCGAATTGCTAGGGAAGCCGGATACGAGGCTTTAGAAATCGTTACCTCGAAGCTCTTGCGTTACCTAGATTGCGGATTCAGCGCCAAGGATCTATTACCGGTGTTCGAGAAATACTCTATTCAACCCATCTGTCTTAATGCACTGAAACATGTTGAACGTGTAGACCCGGGGGAGCGTGAAGAGCTTCTTGCCGAGGCTAGGCGTCTCTGCGAGGTTGCTGAGGTTCTAAAATGCCCAACAATTCAACTGGTTCCTTTTTGCGGCCTCCAGGGGAGATCCTGGTCTGAGGTGCTTAAACTGACCGCAAGAAATATTGCCGACATTGCAGATATTGGGAAACAAAATGGAGTAAGATTCCAGTTGGAACCGATCGCATGGTCGCCTATTCATTCCCTCTCCCAAAGCCTTCAGGTAATCCAGGAGGCTGGTCGGGACAATGTGGGCATGGTGATAGACTTCTGGCACCTGTGGGCAGGAGAAGAGACGACTCCGGATGAGGTTGCGAAATTGGACAGCTCGCTTATATATGGTGTTCACTTCTGTGATGGGATTCAGCATTTGGAAGGGACAGAGTGGGTGGAAGAAGAACTAAGAGGATTTCTCCCGGGTGAAGGGAAGATTCCGTTAAAAGAATGGGTGGCTGCCGTCCGGGCCACGGGATTTGACGGGGTATATTCATCTGAGTTGTTAAGTCCCAAACATTGGGAATATGATCTCTTAGAGATTGCTCGTGAAACTAAGGCACGGATGGAATATTATCTCAACTTATAA
- a CDS encoding glycosyltransferase, with translation MYPSEFGRKLLDLVVLILWIVIVAALVRLKLHQLNFLRNDPVFESYSLLTTSYLLSRILCLLFYHPYHPYHSGHPGHLRRRTEQKEQKAEVSCDFCPSVTIVIPTMNEEKAIFGTIEACCSLDYPEDRLEIIVINDGSRDGTWREIARAMDIFPQVKAVNWTANRGKRAGMVEGIRRSQSEIIVFIDSDSVVEPGSLKALVQPFVDSNVAAVVGHADVLNKDRNLLTRMQAVRYFISFRIMKASESVFNSVTCCSGCYSAYRRNAVLGVLNEWQNQTFLGRKCTFGDDRSLTNLLLREGYSLLYVSEARVKTIVPETWRGYFKQQLRWKKSWFRESLIAVTHMWRRNPGASIPYYLSVLFTFCSPLVLVRSLVLSAASRWGYLGGLAILGALYGLYYRIHRRDGLWPYAFVFVFLNAFVFSWQIYQAILTSTNTSWGTRQVRQALNTKAVEAER, from the coding sequence ATGTATCCATCGGAATTTGGACGAAAGCTTCTTGATCTCGTGGTTCTCATCCTCTGGATCGTGATCGTGGCTGCGCTGGTAAGGCTCAAGCTTCACCAGCTCAACTTTTTACGCAACGATCCTGTATTTGAGTCCTACAGCCTGCTAACCACGTCCTATTTGCTCTCCAGGATCCTCTGCCTACTCTTCTACCATCCCTATCACCCTTACCATTCCGGGCATCCTGGGCACCTCAGGCGAAGGACGGAACAAAAAGAACAAAAAGCGGAGGTCTCCTGTGATTTCTGCCCCTCTGTAACAATTGTAATTCCCACGATGAATGAAGAAAAGGCCATTTTCGGGACGATCGAGGCCTGCTGCAGCCTGGATTACCCGGAGGATCGCCTTGAGATCATCGTTATTAATGATGGTTCGAGGGATGGAACCTGGCGGGAGATCGCTCGCGCCATGGATATATTCCCTCAGGTGAAAGCGGTGAATTGGACAGCCAACCGCGGCAAGCGCGCCGGAATGGTGGAAGGTATACGCCGGTCCCAGTCAGAGATAATCGTATTCATAGATTCTGATAGCGTCGTCGAGCCGGGCTCCCTAAAGGCACTCGTCCAGCCCTTCGTGGACTCCAATGTGGCCGCAGTTGTAGGGCATGCCGATGTTCTAAACAAAGACCGCAACCTTCTCACGAGGATGCAGGCCGTCAGGTATTTTATCTCTTTCCGGATCATGAAGGCATCCGAGAGCGTCTTCAATAGTGTCACCTGCTGCTCAGGCTGCTATTCGGCCTACCGCCGCAACGCAGTGCTGGGGGTCCTGAATGAATGGCAGAATCAAACCTTCCTCGGGAGGAAGTGCACCTTCGGAGATGACCGGAGCCTGACAAACCTCTTGTTGAGGGAGGGGTATTCCCTCTTGTATGTGTCAGAGGCGAGGGTGAAAACCATAGTTCCCGAGACATGGCGTGGGTATTTCAAACAACAACTGAGGTGGAAAAAATCCTGGTTTCGAGAGAGCCTCATTGCGGTGACTCATATGTGGAGGCGAAACCCCGGGGCATCGATACCATACTACCTCTCGGTCTTATTTACGTTCTGCTCACCGCTTGTGCTTGTGCGCTCGCTCGTCTTGAGCGCCGCTTCCAGGTGGGGCTATCTCGGCGGGCTCGCGATCCTTGGGGCGCTCTATGGGTTATATTACAGAATTCACAGGCGGGATGGGCTCTGGCCGTACGCCTTTGTATTTGTCTTCTTGAACGCGTTTGTATTCTCGTGGCAGATCTACCAGGCCATCCTGACCTCGACCAACACCAGCTGGGGCACAAGACAGGTGAGACAGGCCTTGAACACCAAGGCGGTGGAGGCGGAGCGTTAG
- a CDS encoding SDR family oxidoreductase: MDTGLRGKTALITGGASGIGFGISMALAQEGVNLAVASRKPDPAALDELRALGVKVVAISTDVSQEDQVNEMVRTAISSLGHLDMYINNAAWSWHEPITKLTTESWMKTINTNLSACVWACREVSRHMIERRQGSILIIGSTAMLNPLYQETSYRVSKTGLKVFAEVLAIELAPYGIRVNTLIPGYFPTRLVAGMTDQVRETLISQIPLRRPGRIEDVGAQAVVLLSDKLSGYTTGAHIVIDGGLHLRPLPFYTDQELLALNAFGQ, encoded by the coding sequence ATGGATACAGGATTGAGAGGGAAAACGGCTTTGATCACGGGCGGCGCTAGCGGGATCGGATTCGGCATTTCTATGGCATTGGCCCAGGAGGGAGTGAACCTGGCGGTGGCGAGCCGTAAACCGGACCCCGCAGCGCTGGACGAATTACGTGCACTGGGTGTCAAGGTGGTAGCCATCTCGACTGATGTGAGCCAAGAGGACCAGGTAAATGAGATGGTTAGGACAGCTATCTCTTCGTTGGGGCATCTCGATATGTATATCAACAACGCGGCATGGAGTTGGCACGAGCCCATTACCAAACTAACCACAGAATCTTGGATGAAAACAATCAATACCAATCTCTCAGCGTGTGTTTGGGCCTGCCGGGAGGTCTCCCGGCACATGATTGAAAGGAGGCAGGGCAGTATTCTCATCATCGGCTCGACCGCTATGCTTAATCCGCTTTATCAAGAGACTTCCTACCGGGTATCCAAGACCGGCCTTAAGGTCTTTGCGGAAGTGCTGGCAATCGAACTTGCGCCTTATGGTATTCGAGTTAATACCCTCATACCGGGATATTTCCCCACCCGACTTGTGGCGGGAATGACAGATCAAGTTCGGGAGACTTTGATTAGCCAGATTCCCTTAAGACGTCCAGGAAGGATCGAGGATGTTGGGGCACAGGCAGTCGTCCTTCTTTCGGACAAACTCAGCGGCTATACTACAGGAGCTCATATAGTCATCGATGGTGGCCTTCATCTTCGCCCCTTGCCCTTCTATACTGACCAGGAGCTTTTGGCGCTGAATGCTTTCGGACAATAG
- a CDS encoding AbrB/MazE/SpoVT family DNA-binding domain-containing protein — MEARISSKGQITLPSKVRRQLKIHTGDTLLMRAVGKNSLILEVRRKSLVEKREASDDVITSTAGIWKDREDIDGDYIRRLRQSDNNRIEGLLTLQPYGCL, encoded by the coding sequence ATGGAAGCGCGTATTTCCTCTAAAGGACAGATAACTCTACCTTCGAAAGTCCGGCGCCAATTAAAAATCCATACTGGCGATACCCTATTAATGAGAGCGGTGGGCAAAAACAGTCTCATACTGGAGGTACGGAGAAAGTCACTAGTCGAAAAGAGGGAAGCAAGTGATGATGTAATAACCTCCACCGCCGGCATATGGAAAGATAGGGAAGATATTGATGGAGATTACATTAGAAGGCTGCGCCAGTCTGATAATAACCGCATCGAGGGATTGTTGACTCTACAGCCTTATGGCTGTCTATGA
- a CDS encoding amidohydrolase, with translation MMTVVDVHVHVFERIAGIKDGAPITSTEHGRVKIGNRVVQFLPPSFEKSNSTVETLIAHMDWCGVDKALLVPNVLYGYHNEYVRQACDLYGDRLRAIALVDVLKGAEAREDLIKLVTYSGFRGLKIETESAFQCQPGEALDSPNLEPIWSCCNDLELPVMIHLSRPQDRRSLKNLVMRYRRIRFIICHLGNPPYDDWVDIVELALRKNVWMELSAMPAAFPEDEYPYVRACEYIMEAYRRLGPEKLMWGSDYPGILAKCTYQQSLEMFRKGCFSIPEAHKDLILGQNALNMFWS, from the coding sequence ATGATGACCGTAGTTGATGTACATGTCCATGTATTCGAAAGAATAGCAGGTATAAAGGATGGAGCCCCCATAACTTCGACTGAGCACGGCAGGGTAAAAATAGGGAATCGAGTTGTCCAATTTCTGCCTCCATCCTTTGAGAAAAGTAATAGCACGGTAGAGACGTTAATTGCTCACATGGATTGGTGTGGAGTGGACAAAGCCCTTTTAGTGCCAAATGTCCTTTACGGGTACCATAATGAGTATGTTCGCCAGGCATGTGACTTATATGGGGATAGGTTGAGGGCCATAGCACTGGTGGATGTTCTAAAAGGAGCCGAGGCAAGAGAGGATCTAATAAAGTTAGTAACATACTCGGGTTTTCGCGGACTCAAGATAGAGACCGAAAGCGCTTTCCAATGTCAGCCAGGTGAGGCATTGGACAGCCCTAACCTTGAACCCATTTGGTCATGCTGTAATGATCTTGAGTTGCCAGTGATGATTCATCTGTCTCGTCCTCAGGATAGAAGATCGTTGAAAAACCTCGTCATGAGATACCGTCGGATTCGATTTATAATTTGTCATTTGGGCAATCCGCCGTATGATGACTGGGTTGATATAGTGGAACTCGCTCTCCGTAAAAACGTTTGGATGGAGTTATCTGCCATGCCTGCAGCCTTTCCTGAAGATGAATATCCCTATGTTAGGGCTTGCGAATACATAATGGAGGCGTACAGAAGGTTGGGGCCTGAGAAGCTCATGTGGGGTTCGGATTACCCTGGAATACTTGCGAAGTGCACGTACCAACAGAGTCTCGAAATGTTTAGAAAAGGGTGTTTCTCCATACCGGAGGCACACAAGGATCTCATATTAGGGCAGAACGCCCTAAACATGTTTTGGTCATAG
- a CDS encoding HAMP domain-containing protein, producing MDRFGIGTRLGARLNTGLSIRPATKKLVAKLRSIRVRLTGWYVFLLAAILIGFSILVYISMERSLCSDLDATLQAKAAQVEAAVKIVPGGLAIMEDVINHPGNLGGLENRNAPPASVSIPFVVLDTAGDLKISSGFSSRVLPVGPDVVGPAIHGNTLFGTVKIEDRESLRFLSAPLEVNGRRVGVVVVGRSLYSLESTLARLRLILASLILSALVFAGISGYLMAWRALAPIDTITRTARKITAEDLSLRLNLQGVSVDDELGRLARTFDEMLSRLDEQFQRERQFTADVSHELRTPLTVIRSTSDVALRDPGPTMDGYRMALSSIRDEAMRLSRIVDDLLFFARADFRQVRLNLEPVDIDGFMGEVFDYGVRLAASKGIALEAPEALRAWESWKPREPWESWEPGAVVVEGDRSQLMRMFINLIDNAVKYTPPGGKVSIETYIETYAEGDFACVVVRDTGPGIPPEELPKIFDRFYRVDRSRARADSGCRGAEATGGTGLGLSIAKTIAELHGGNITVESEPGRGSAFKVTLPLFKETGCRGWSGGKGGSHLRPPEFPGMAGIPPSPYVLPDLK from the coding sequence GTGGACAGATTTGGTATAGGCACAAGGCTAGGCGCAAGGCTAAACACAGGGCTAAGCATAAGGCCGGCAACAAAGAAGCTGGTGGCGAAGCTCAGAAGCATACGCGTCCGTCTTACAGGCTGGTACGTCTTTCTGCTCGCGGCCATCCTCATTGGCTTCAGCATCCTTGTGTATATTTCCATGGAAAGGAGTCTTTGCAGCGACCTTGACGCGACTTTGCAGGCAAAGGCTGCCCAGGTCGAAGCGGCCGTCAAGATCGTCCCGGGCGGGCTCGCGATCATGGAGGATGTCATAAATCACCCCGGAAATCTGGGTGGCCTGGAGAATCGGAATGCGCCCCCTGCATCGGTGAGCATTCCCTTCGTTGTCCTGGATACGGCCGGGGATCTCAAGATATCCTCGGGGTTCTCGAGCAGGGTCCTGCCCGTTGGGCCAGATGTTGTCGGCCCTGCCATCCATGGGAATACCCTCTTTGGCACAGTGAAGATCGAGGACAGGGAGAGCCTTCGCTTTCTTAGCGCGCCTCTCGAGGTGAATGGCAGGCGGGTCGGCGTGGTGGTCGTCGGACGTTCCCTCTATTCCCTGGAATCGACCCTGGCGCGCCTGCGCCTCATACTTGCCTCTCTCATACTGTCGGCCCTGGTCTTCGCCGGGATAAGCGGCTACCTCATGGCGTGGCGAGCCCTCGCGCCAATCGACACGATTACGCGGACTGCGCGCAAGATTACCGCTGAGGACCTGAGCCTCAGGCTGAATCTGCAGGGCGTCAGCGTCGACGATGAGCTCGGGCGCCTGGCCCGCACATTTGACGAGATGCTGAGCCGCCTGGACGAACAGTTCCAGAGGGAGCGACAGTTCACGGCCGATGTATCGCATGAGCTCCGCACGCCTCTCACAGTGATAAGAAGCACTTCGGATGTGGCGCTGAGGGACCCCGGGCCCACCATGGACGGGTATCGCATGGCCCTGTCGAGCATACGGGATGAGGCCATGAGGCTCTCTCGTATCGTGGATGACCTCTTGTTCTTTGCGCGGGCGGATTTCCGGCAGGTCCGGCTGAATCTCGAGCCAGTCGACATTGACGGTTTCATGGGCGAGGTGTTCGATTATGGGGTCAGGCTCGCCGCGTCAAAGGGGATAGCCCTGGAAGCCCCGGAGGCTTTGAGAGCATGGGAATCCTGGAAACCCCGGGAACCTTGGGAATCCTGGGAACCCGGGGCTGTGGTGGTGGAGGGGGACAGGTCCCAGCTCATGCGGATGTTCATAAACCTCATCGATAATGCAGTAAAATATACACCTCCGGGCGGGAAGGTGAGCATTGAGACATACATCGAGACATATGCCGAAGGCGACTTCGCCTGCGTTGTGGTTAGGGATACAGGGCCGGGGATTCCCCCCGAGGAGCTGCCGAAGATATTCGACCGGTTCTACAGGGTAGACAGGTCGCGAGCGCGCGCTGATTCCGGCTGCAGGGGCGCCGAGGCGACGGGCGGGACCGGGCTGGGCCTATCCATAGCGAAGACCATTGCCGAACTCCACGGTGGCAATATCACTGTAGAGAGCGAGCCCGGCAGGGGCAGCGCCTTCAAGGTGACCCTGCCGCTATTCAAGGAAACCGGGTGCCGGGGTTGGAGCGGGGGCAAGGGCGGGTCCCATCTACGCCCTCCAGAATTCCCTGGCATGGCTGGCATCCCTCCTTCGCCTTATGTGCTCCCTGACCTCAAGTAG
- a CDS encoding Mur ligase family protein, producing MRLWLAIIVGKICAFASRLLKRGGGSSLPGSLARRIEPHILVRLLEKAGPALTSIIITGSNGKTTTARMVAEVLQHNGLRIVWNRSGANMVSGIISALIERCDIWGRLSADAAVFEVDEANLRHVVAAIRPRIILVTNCFRDQLDRYGEVDTTLGLIRAAIEDAPAGSLLLLNADDPLVASLASRSRCKTMFYGIEGLDLALDLACGHAPGHAQAGRVPDMNLSHDARSCPNCGAYYEYSLITYGHLGKYRCPRCLSSRPAPDFLALNVVAQGAHGFTFTVGFEHDLEHDPVRASLGLPGLYNVYNCLAAVACCLLLDIPRRIIEEGIARSSSAFGRMETIPVGDRNVLLALVKNPVGFSEVIRTIVSEASEIPGVRRRLEAPGIQGTQETQGALGAPRAPSKTLMVCLNDNFADGRDISWIWDVDMERLSRNPSFVRSIVASGTRAEDMALRLKYAGIDQEKIYIEPDLDKALELGLRNLAPGETLYVLPTYTALLEVREHIRRRRDASHAREFWRA from the coding sequence ATGCGGTTATGGCTCGCGATAATCGTCGGAAAGATATGCGCCTTTGCAAGCCGGCTCCTTAAGCGAGGAGGTGGCTCATCCCTCCCGGGTTCCCTGGCGCGCCGCATAGAGCCGCACATACTGGTCCGGCTTCTCGAGAAGGCGGGCCCGGCCCTGACTTCTATTATCATCACAGGGTCCAATGGGAAGACGACCACAGCCAGGATGGTAGCCGAGGTCCTGCAGCATAACGGATTACGTATCGTATGGAACAGGTCGGGCGCAAATATGGTGAGTGGGATCATCTCAGCCCTCATCGAAAGGTGCGATATCTGGGGGAGGCTTTCCGCAGATGCTGCTGTATTCGAAGTGGACGAGGCAAATCTAAGGCATGTGGTGGCCGCCATAAGACCAAGAATCATCCTGGTGACCAACTGCTTCAGAGACCAGCTGGATCGCTACGGGGAGGTGGATACGACCCTCGGGCTCATCCGCGCGGCCATCGAGGATGCCCCTGCAGGAAGCCTCCTCCTCTTAAACGCCGACGACCCCCTGGTCGCAAGCCTTGCCTCCAGGAGCAGGTGCAAGACCATGTTTTACGGGATCGAGGGCCTCGATCTGGCTCTGGACCTGGCTTGCGGTCACGCCCCGGGTCACGCCCAGGCGGGCCGTGTCCCGGATATGAATCTGTCCCACGACGCCCGGAGCTGTCCAAACTGCGGGGCATACTATGAATATTCCCTTATCACATATGGCCACCTCGGCAAGTATCGATGCCCGAGGTGCCTCTCTTCACGCCCTGCACCCGATTTTCTGGCTTTGAACGTGGTGGCCCAAGGGGCTCATGGATTTACCTTCACCGTGGGGTTCGAACACGACCTGGAACACGACCCTGTCAGGGCATCGCTCGGGCTTCCAGGCCTCTATAACGTCTACAATTGCCTTGCAGCCGTCGCCTGCTGTCTCCTGCTCGATATTCCCAGGAGGATCATAGAAGAAGGGATCGCGAGGTCATCCAGCGCTTTCGGGAGGATGGAGACCATACCGGTCGGGGACAGAAATGTCCTTCTCGCCCTTGTAAAGAACCCGGTGGGGTTCAGTGAGGTGATCCGGACAATAGTATCGGAAGCATCGGAAATACCGGGGGTGCGAAGGAGGCTGGAGGCGCCGGGGATACAGGGGACTCAGGAGACTCAGGGGGCGCTCGGGGCGCCGCGGGCCCCCAGCAAAACCCTCATGGTCTGCCTGAACGACAACTTTGCAGACGGCAGGGATATTTCATGGATCTGGGATGTAGACATGGAGCGGCTCTCAAGGAATCCTTCATTTGTCCGGAGCATAGTCGCCTCGGGCACGAGGGCCGAGGATATGGCCCTTCGCCTAAAGTATGCAGGAATAGATCAGGAGAAGATATACATCGAGCCTGACCTCGATAAAGCGCTCGAACTCGGCCTCAGGAACCTGGCACCAGGCGAGACCCTCTACGTCCTCCCTACATATACGGCCCTACTTGAGGTCAGGGAGCACATAAGGCGAAGGAGGGATGCCAGCCATGCCAGGGAATTCTGGAGGGCGTAG
- a CDS encoding response regulator transcription factor produces MLVLLVEDEVKLASVIKKGLENEGFTVDAVYDGAAAYERASCSEYDVIILDLMLPEMDGLTVCQRLREEGNRTPILMLTAKDEVTDKVMGLNAGADDYLTKPFSFDELIARLRALLRRGRDLKPENLVVADLVLDTSTHEAVRGGKRIQLSGTEYRILEYLMRHPNQVVTRGGIEEHVWGYDFVPNSNLVDVYIRYLRRKIDEGFERRLLETVRGEGYRLSAGPSSTTGTGAD; encoded by the coding sequence ATGCTTGTCTTATTAGTTGAGGATGAGGTGAAACTTGCATCTGTTATCAAGAAGGGGCTCGAGAACGAGGGCTTCACCGTCGATGCCGTATATGATGGGGCGGCTGCGTATGAACGTGCATCATGCTCCGAGTACGACGTTATCATCCTCGATCTAATGCTGCCGGAGATGGATGGACTGACAGTGTGCCAGAGACTCAGGGAGGAGGGCAACCGGACCCCAATTCTGATGTTGACTGCCAAGGATGAGGTGACCGACAAGGTGATGGGCCTGAATGCAGGCGCTGACGATTACCTTACCAAGCCTTTCTCTTTTGATGAGCTCATTGCACGCCTGCGGGCGCTCCTCCGCAGGGGGAGGGATTTGAAGCCCGAGAATTTAGTTGTGGCGGACCTGGTCCTGGATACCTCCACGCATGAGGCCGTGCGCGGGGGTAAAAGGATTCAGCTTTCGGGGACGGAATACCGCATACTGGAGTATCTCATGCGCCACCCCAACCAGGTGGTAACCCGGGGGGGCATCGAGGAGCACGTCTGGGGGTATGATTTCGTCCCAAATTCCAATCTGGTAGATGTGTATATCCGTTATTTAAGAAGGAAGATCGATGAGGGTTTTGAGCGCAGGCTCCTGGAGACGGTCCGCGGCGAGGGCTACCGGCTTTCCGCGGGTCCGTCTTCGACTACAGGCACAGGCGCGGATTAG